The genomic segment GCAAGCGGAAGTGGAAAGACGACCTTTTTAAGAACCATAAACCAGCTTGAAACCGTTGATGAGGGTAAGATCATCGTTGAAGGTATCGATATTACAGACCCCAAAACCAACCTCACAAAGATCAGAGCCGATATTGGTATGGTGTTTCAGCATTTTAATGTTTTTCCCCATCTTACTGTGCTTGAAAATGTTATGATCGGCCAGATTCTTGTAAGAAAGCGAAAAAAAGAGGAAGCAAAGAAAATTGCCATAGATTTTCTTACAAAGGTTGGTATAGCAGATAAAAAAGACGACTATCCAACAAACCTTTCCGGTGGTCAGCAACAGAGGGTTGCCATAGCAAGGGCTCTTGCCATGAATCCCAAAATTATGCTTTTTGATGAGGCAACAAGCGCCCTGGATCCTGAAATGGTTGGCGGCATTCTTGATATTATGAAGCAGCTTGCAAGAGAAGGTATAACGATGGTTGTTGTTACCCATGAGATGGGTTTTGCAAAGGAAGCAGCAGACAGAATCGTTTACATGGATTCAGGAAAAATTGTTGAGATGGGTACACCGGAGGAGATCTTTAACAATCCAAAAAGCGATAGGCTGAAGCAGTTTTTAAGCCAGATTCTATGAAAAAAGTAAAAATCCCCATAGAAAAAGCAATAGGAGAAAAAATTCCGCATGATTTTACAAAAATTTCACCCAAAGAAGGATTTAAAGGCGTAGCATTCAAAAAAGGGCATGTAATCACTAAAAACGATATACCTCTTTTAAGACAGATAGGCAAAAACTACATCTACAAGATTGAACTTGATGATAATGAAATTCATGAGGATGATTTTGCCATTTCGATTGCCCC from the Hippea jasoniae genome contains:
- a CDS encoding amino acid ABC transporter ATP-binding protein, encoding MNNNDYIIVAEHLHKTFPNGVKALRDVSLNVKKGEVVVIIGASGSGKTTFLRTINQLETVDEGKIIVEGIDITDPKTNLTKIRADIGMVFQHFNVFPHLTVLENVMIGQILVRKRKKEEAKKIAIDFLTKVGIADKKDDYPTNLSGGQQQRVAIARALAMNPKIMLFDEATSALDPEMVGGILDIMKQLAREGITMVVVTHEMGFAKEAADRIVYMDSGKIVEMGTPEEIFNNPKSDRLKQFLSQIL